In Pollutimonas sp. M17, a single genomic region encodes these proteins:
- a CDS encoding BCCT family transporter, whose translation MALKNTGIAPVTFIGSAVIALGLIAYASMAPESAAALFSGANAWIIAEAGWFYMLAVGFFVLFLLGLAMSSLGKVKLGPDESVPDYKFGTWVAMLFSAGMGIGIVFYGVAEPIMHFSQPPDAVPGSAQAARDAMGITFFHWGVHAWAIYAVLGLALAYFGYRRNQPLAIRSAFHPIVGDRIHGPLGDIIDIFAVVGTLAGLATSLGLGVSQLNASMSYLMGIPQDLTTQLILIAIVTALATMTVATGLDNGIRRLSELIIIVSFVLMLLIIVLGPTRFLLSALVENIGLYLHAFVDRTFHVYAYEPTEWVGTWTIFYWGWWMSWAPFVGMFIARISRGRSIRQFLLGVLFAPAGFSFIWFTIFGDLAIWLDMFVAKGRIAETVSSNLPIALFTVFDYMPWSKVLAWITGLLVAVYFVTASDAGALVVSMITSKGDEEPPLWLRIFWALACGGVAGCLLLAGGLEAVQAAAVIAAFPLSILMLLMCYGILKGLRDEVARQASRSLPTAPLLAAQGGMSLRQRLNHIVTHPTKARATEFIGKEVIAAFDLVASELEKREILADVTRLDDGAQLIVHHGDGAEDFTYAVRLISQPIPAFALSDAARSEGEKKRFFRAEVFLNNGGRGYDIYGYSTEQVAADIINHYDRFRHYLYVLDPDTTM comes from the coding sequence TTGGCACTCAAAAATACGGGTATCGCCCCGGTGACATTCATCGGTTCCGCCGTCATTGCGCTTGGCCTGATCGCCTATGCGTCCATGGCGCCCGAGTCGGCCGCCGCCCTGTTTTCGGGCGCAAACGCATGGATCATCGCGGAAGCAGGCTGGTTCTATATGCTGGCGGTGGGCTTCTTCGTGCTCTTCCTGCTGGGCCTGGCCATGAGCTCGCTGGGCAAGGTCAAGCTGGGGCCCGACGAGTCCGTTCCCGATTACAAATTCGGCACCTGGGTGGCCATGCTTTTCAGCGCGGGCATGGGCATAGGCATTGTGTTCTATGGCGTGGCCGAACCCATCATGCATTTTTCGCAACCGCCGGACGCCGTGCCCGGGTCCGCGCAGGCGGCCCGCGATGCCATGGGCATCACCTTCTTTCATTGGGGCGTCCATGCCTGGGCCATTTATGCGGTCCTGGGCCTGGCCCTGGCGTACTTCGGATACCGGCGCAATCAGCCGCTGGCCATCCGGTCCGCCTTCCATCCCATCGTGGGCGACCGCATCCACGGCCCCCTGGGCGACATCATCGATATTTTCGCGGTGGTGGGCACGCTGGCGGGCCTGGCGACCTCGCTGGGCCTGGGCGTGTCGCAGCTGAACGCCAGCATGAGCTATCTGATGGGCATACCGCAGGACCTGACCACGCAGCTCATCCTGATCGCGATCGTGACGGCGCTGGCCACCATGACGGTTGCCACCGGGCTGGACAACGGCATACGGCGCCTGAGCGAGCTGATCATCATCGTGTCGTTCGTCCTGATGCTACTCATCATCGTCCTGGGCCCCACCCGCTTCCTGCTGAGCGCGCTGGTCGAAAACATTGGCCTGTACCTGCATGCCTTTGTCGACCGGACCTTCCATGTCTATGCCTACGAGCCCACCGAGTGGGTGGGAACCTGGACCATCTTCTATTGGGGCTGGTGGATGTCGTGGGCGCCTTTCGTGGGCATGTTCATCGCGCGCATATCGCGCGGCCGCAGCATACGCCAGTTCCTGCTGGGCGTGCTGTTCGCGCCGGCGGGCTTCAGCTTCATCTGGTTCACGATATTCGGCGACCTGGCCATCTGGCTGGACATGTTCGTCGCCAAGGGACGGATAGCGGAAACGGTTTCCAGCAACCTGCCCATCGCGCTGTTCACGGTGTTCGATTACATGCCCTGGTCGAAGGTGCTGGCCTGGATTACCGGCTTGCTGGTGGCCGTCTATTTTGTGACGGCGTCCGATGCCGGCGCGCTGGTGGTGTCCATGATCACCTCCAAGGGCGACGAGGAACCCCCGCTGTGGCTGCGCATCTTCTGGGCTCTGGCCTGCGGCGGTGTGGCGGGCTGCCTGCTGTTGGCGGGGGGACTGGAAGCGGTGCAGGCCGCGGCGGTGATCGCCGCCTTTCCGCTCAGCATACTGATGCTGCTCATGTGCTATGGCATCCTGAAAGGGCTGCGCGACGAGGTGGCCCGCCAGGCCAGCCGCAGCCTGCCCACGGCGCCCTTGCTGGCCGCCCAGGGCGGCATGTCCCTGAGGCAGCGCCTGAACCACATCGTGACGCACCCCACCAAGGCGCGGGCCACGGAATTCATCGGCAAGGAAGTGATCGCGGCTTTTGACCTGGTGGCGTCCGAGCTGGAAAAGCGGGAGATCCTTGCCGACGTAACGCGGCTGGATGACGGCGCGCAGCTGATCGTGCACCACGGCGACGGTGCCGAAGACTTCACCTATGCCGTGCGCCTGATCAGCCAGCCCATTCCCGCTTTCGCCTTGTCGGACGCCGCCCGGAGCGAAGGAGAAAAGAAGCGCTTCTTCCGTGCAGAAGTGTTTCTGAACAATGGGGGGCGCGGCTATGATATCTATGGCTACAGCACCGAACAGGTGGCGGCCGACATCATCAATCACTATGACCGCTTCCGCCATTACCTGTATGTGCTGGATCCGGACACCACCATGTAG
- a CDS encoding Bug family tripartite tricarboxylate transporter substrate binding protein has translation MKMTRLLKSLAIAAALCAGAAHAQVSVMLPANPGGGWDATGRQAFQALNQAGIYKGTVNFTNKGGAGGTIGLSDFQRSQKGKADALAVFGAITVGAITLNKSPVDLSKFKPVARLTAEYLVLAVKADSPYKTLDDFVAALKSNPGATPVGGGSAGGVDHIALALLAQSGDVPVPSLNYIPQAGGADTVVGIINGTLKAGISGISEFQQFAQDGRIRILGVTTAERLKSLPDVPTFKEAGYDVEIANWRGILGSVDMPEANYKEWVERFTKLSESKEWQAVLEKQAWDAYFLPGEQFAAFIQSESSRINKILKDAGLSK, from the coding sequence ATGAAAATGACCCGCTTGTTGAAATCGTTGGCGATCGCCGCCGCGCTGTGCGCGGGCGCGGCGCATGCGCAGGTCAGCGTGATGCTGCCCGCCAACCCGGGCGGCGGCTGGGATGCCACCGGGCGTCAGGCCTTCCAGGCCCTGAACCAGGCGGGCATCTACAAGGGCACCGTGAACTTCACCAACAAGGGTGGGGCGGGCGGCACCATCGGCTTGTCCGACTTCCAGCGTTCGCAGAAGGGCAAGGCGGATGCGCTGGCGGTTTTCGGCGCCATTACGGTCGGCGCCATCACGCTGAACAAATCCCCCGTCGACCTCAGCAAATTCAAGCCTGTGGCGCGCCTGACCGCCGAGTACCTGGTGCTTGCCGTCAAGGCCGATTCCCCCTACAAGACCCTGGATGATTTCGTTGCCGCGCTCAAGAGCAATCCCGGTGCGACTCCGGTGGGCGGCGGTTCCGCCGGCGGCGTCGACCATATCGCCCTGGCGCTGCTGGCGCAAAGCGGCGATGTGCCTGTGCCGTCCCTGAATTACATTCCGCAGGCGGGCGGGGCGGATACGGTCGTCGGCATCATCAACGGAACACTCAAGGCCGGCATCTCGGGCATTTCCGAATTCCAGCAGTTTGCGCAAGACGGCCGGATACGCATCCTGGGCGTCACCACCGCCGAGCGCCTGAAGAGCCTGCCCGACGTACCCACGTTCAAAGAAGCGGGATACGACGTCGAAATCGCGAACTGGCGGGGCATTCTGGGTTCGGTCGACATGCCCGAAGCCAACTATAAGGAATGGGTCGAGCGCTTCACCAAGCTGAGCGAAAGCAAGGAATGGCAGGCGGTGCTTGAAAAGCAGGCCTGGGACGCCTACTTCCTGCCGGGCGAGCAATTCGCCGCCTTCATCCAGAGCGAGAGCAGCCGCATCAACAAGATCCTGAAAGACGCGGGCTTGAGCAAGTAA
- a CDS encoding tripartite tricarboxylate transporter TctB family protein has product MTLLRKGPWWLGLAVILMGAVCFYASTELAATAQYAAIGPGMFVAGVGLGLVGLGVLLLIQTARGEVFEPEEAENAAPGQPMDKRAFFTALLAAIVPALTIETLGLPLTAMLSFMLVARAFGSKRLVPDLVAGLVLGVASWFLFGKLGLQLGGFFPLAGM; this is encoded by the coding sequence ATGACGTTGCTGCGCAAGGGGCCCTGGTGGCTGGGGCTGGCCGTGATCCTCATGGGGGCGGTCTGTTTTTATGCCTCGACCGAACTGGCGGCAACCGCGCAGTATGCCGCCATCGGTCCCGGCATGTTCGTGGCCGGCGTCGGCCTGGGCCTGGTGGGGCTGGGCGTACTGCTGCTGATCCAGACTGCGCGCGGCGAGGTGTTCGAGCCTGAAGAGGCCGAGAACGCGGCGCCGGGCCAGCCCATGGACAAGCGCGCTTTCTTCACGGCATTGCTGGCCGCCATCGTGCCGGCGCTGACGATTGAAACGCTGGGGCTGCCGTTGACGGCCATGCTGTCGTTCATGCTGGTGGCGCGGGCGTTCGGCTCGAAGCGCCTGGTGCCGGATCTGGTCGCGGGGCTGGTGCTGGGCGTCGCAAGCTGGTTCCTGTTCGGCAAGCTGGGGCTGCAGCTGGGCGGCTTCTTTCCCTTGGCGGGTATGTAA
- a CDS encoding tripartite tricarboxylate transporter permease, translating to MDTFALLLHGFDVALTPVNLMWALVGSVLGTAIGILPGIGPALTIALLLPVTVSVGPVSAFIMFAGVLYGAMYGGSTTSILINTPGEAGSMMTALEGNKMARAGRGAAALATAAIGSFVAGTIATLLLTFAAPVVAELAFLLKPADYFALTVLAFTSVAVVMGASRVRGFVSLFIGLALGLVGIDAMTGQPRMTFGIAALLDGVELTVVLVSLFAVGEILYVASRYTYGQDEIIPIKGKAFMTRDDWRRSWKPWLRGTAIGFPIGTIPGGGSEIPTMLSYTLEKKLARHKDEFGKGAIEGVAGPEAANNASAAGILVPLLTLGLPTSATAAILLAAFQNYGLQPGPFLFTSNPELVWGLIASLYIGNAMLLVLNLPLVGMWVRLLQIPRPQLYAGILVFAMIGIWGVSGSVFELGLMAALGMVGYAMRVYGFPIPPLLIGLILVPLAETQLRTALAAGQGRLSVLFDTPISVTFLSLAFLFLFLPVVLKRLKGGA from the coding sequence ATGGATACCTTCGCACTGCTGCTTCACGGTTTCGATGTTGCGCTTACGCCCGTCAACCTGATGTGGGCGCTGGTCGGGTCGGTGCTGGGCACGGCCATCGGCATTCTTCCCGGCATCGGGCCGGCGCTGACCATCGCATTGCTATTGCCCGTCACGGTGTCGGTGGGGCCGGTATCGGCCTTCATCATGTTCGCCGGCGTTCTGTACGGCGCCATGTACGGCGGGTCGACAACGTCCATATTGATCAACACGCCCGGCGAAGCGGGGTCGATGATGACCGCGCTCGAGGGCAACAAGATGGCGCGCGCGGGGCGCGGCGCGGCCGCGCTGGCGACGGCGGCCATCGGCTCCTTCGTCGCCGGAACCATTGCGACGCTGCTGCTGACGTTTGCGGCGCCCGTCGTGGCCGAGCTGGCATTCCTGCTCAAGCCGGCCGACTATTTTGCGCTGACCGTTCTGGCCTTCACCTCGGTGGCGGTGGTCATGGGCGCGTCGCGGGTGCGTGGCTTCGTTTCCCTGTTCATCGGCCTGGCCCTGGGCCTGGTCGGCATCGACGCCATGACCGGCCAGCCACGCATGACCTTCGGCATCGCCGCCTTGCTCGACGGTGTCGAGCTGACCGTTGTGCTGGTGTCCCTGTTTGCGGTGGGCGAGATACTATATGTGGCCAGCCGCTATACCTATGGGCAGGACGAGATCATTCCCATCAAGGGCAAGGCCTTCATGACGCGCGACGACTGGCGCCGCTCATGGAAGCCCTGGCTGCGCGGCACCGCCATTGGTTTTCCCATAGGCACCATACCCGGCGGCGGATCCGAGATTCCCACCATGCTGTCCTATACGCTTGAAAAGAAGCTCGCCCGGCACAAGGACGAGTTCGGCAAGGGAGCCATCGAGGGCGTCGCGGGGCCGGAGGCGGCCAACAATGCGTCGGCCGCGGGCATATTGGTGCCGCTGCTTACGCTGGGTCTGCCCACGTCGGCGACGGCCGCCATTTTGCTGGCGGCATTTCAAAATTACGGCTTGCAGCCGGGTCCCTTCCTGTTCACCAGCAACCCCGAACTCGTCTGGGGCCTGATCGCCTCGCTGTACATAGGCAATGCCATGTTGCTGGTGTTGAACCTGCCTTTGGTGGGCATGTGGGTGAGGCTGTTGCAGATCCCGCGCCCGCAGCTGTATGCCGGCATTCTGGTTTTCGCCATGATCGGCATCTGGGGCGTGTCGGGCTCGGTGTTCGAGCTGGGCCTGATGGCCGCATTGGGTATGGTCGGCTATGCGATGCGTGTCTACGGCTTCCCCATACCGCCGCTGCTGATCGGCCTGATCCTGGTGCCCCTGGCCGAAACCCAGCTGCGCACGGCGCTGGCTGCCGGACAGGGACGCCTGTCGGTTCTGTTCGATACGCCGATTTCGGTGACTTTCCTGTCGCTGGCTTTCCTGTTCCTTTTCCTGCCCGTCGTCCTGAAACGCCTGAAGGGAGGCGCATAA
- a CDS encoding TerC family protein, producing the protein MLEFLQTLSWAAVFQIILIDILLGGDNAVVIALACRNLPRKQRMQGILWGTAGAIGLRVGLIAFALTLLSVPFLKIVGALLLVWVGIKLLIPDEDAHGKINGGTSVMSAVKTIIVADFVMSLDNVIAIAGAAQGANPEHQIGLVIFGLVISVPIIIWGSTLVLKLIDRYPSVVTFGAALLGWIAGGMLITDIVIVERFGEPSGMMKLAAEIAGALLIVAAGRWFAQRKRAAAASA; encoded by the coding sequence ATGCTTGAATTTCTACAAACACTGAGCTGGGCGGCGGTCTTTCAGATCATCCTGATCGATATTCTGCTTGGCGGCGACAACGCCGTGGTCATCGCGCTGGCGTGCCGGAACCTGCCGCGCAAGCAGCGCATGCAAGGCATCTTGTGGGGCACCGCGGGCGCCATCGGCCTGCGCGTGGGCTTGATCGCCTTTGCCCTGACCTTGCTCAGCGTGCCTTTCCTGAAGATTGTCGGCGCGCTGCTGCTGGTATGGGTGGGCATCAAACTGCTGATTCCGGACGAGGACGCGCATGGCAAGATCAATGGCGGCACATCCGTGATGTCCGCCGTCAAGACGATCATCGTGGCTGATTTCGTGATGAGCCTGGACAACGTCATTGCCATTGCGGGCGCGGCCCAGGGGGCGAATCCGGAACACCAGATAGGCCTGGTCATATTCGGCCTGGTGATCAGCGTGCCCATCATCATCTGGGGCAGCACCCTGGTGCTGAAGCTGATCGATCGCTATCCCAGCGTCGTCACGTTCGGCGCGGCCTTGCTGGGCTGGATTGCCGGCGGAATGCTGATTACCGATATCGTCATTGTCGAGCGGTTCGGCGAGCCTTCGGGCATGATGAAGCTGGCGGCCGAAATAGCCGGAGCCTTGCTTATCGTGGCGGCAGGCCGCTGGTTCGCGCAGCGCAAGCGCGCCGCGGCGGCCAGCGCGTAA
- a CDS encoding carbonic anhydrase, with amino-acid sequence MCLMCERSAGPASPSRRRTLAALGLASVAGIAGLPGRAHAATPKPDNVLSPDQALERLMRGNERYASNQATDRDFASTRGRLASAQNPYACVLSCADSRVSPELCFDEARGDLFVTRIAGNYVTTDILASLEYGTAVLKAPLIMVLGHTRCGAISATVDALKNDTDFPGHIQSITTALMPAVRASATSGQEGALIEAATKENIRRNVGLLREATPILARSVREEKLKIVGGIYRLDTGRVELVS; translated from the coding sequence ATGTGTTTAATGTGTGAACGCAGTGCGGGCCCCGCCTCTCCTTCGCGCCGCAGGACGCTTGCAGCGCTGGGGCTGGCATCCGTGGCGGGCATCGCCGGCCTGCCGGGCCGGGCCCATGCCGCAACGCCCAAGCCGGACAATGTCCTGTCGCCCGACCAGGCGCTGGAACGCCTGATGCGGGGCAACGAGCGCTATGCATCGAACCAGGCGACCGATCGTGATTTCGCCTCCACCCGCGGCCGCCTGGCAAGCGCGCAGAACCCTTATGCCTGCGTGCTCAGTTGCGCCGACTCGCGCGTCAGCCCCGAACTGTGCTTCGACGAAGCGCGGGGCGACCTCTTCGTCACACGCATAGCGGGCAACTATGTCACCACCGATATCCTGGCCAGTCTTGAATACGGCACCGCCGTGCTCAAGGCGCCGCTGATCATGGTGCTGGGCCATACACGCTGCGGCGCCATCAGCGCGACCGTGGACGCCCTGAAGAACGACACCGACTTTCCCGGACACATCCAAAGCATCACCACGGCCTTGATGCCAGCGGTACGCGCCTCGGCCACGTCAGGCCAGGAAGGCGCCCTCATCGAGGCGGCCACCAAAGAGAACATACGGCGCAACGTCGGGCTCCTGCGGGAAGCCACGCCCATACTGGCCAGAAGCGTACGCGAGGAAAAGCTCAAGATCGTCGGGGGAATCTACAGGCTGGATACCGGGCGCGTCGAACTGGTCAGCTAG
- a CDS encoding Bug family tripartite tricarboxylate transporter substrate binding protein — MLRKRLHLKPALLASGLSLGALMLAPPLAGVSQAAESYPQKPIRLIIPYPPGGATDVIGRIVGKNLSDEIGEQVVIENRGGAGGNIGAGEVARAKPDGYTLLMGALTSHSVMATLEKGKLQYDLRKDLTPVGIAGSVPLVAVVNPSLPIKSLNELVDYAKKNPGKLNFASSGAGAPQRMAMELFKQIAGVNIVHVAYRGSGPAMTDLVGGQVETMTETVPAAIGFIKGGQLRPLAVLTPERISMLPDVPTAQEQGLTGFNVSSLFGVMAPTGTPPAVVEKLNAALVKALSKEEVKAQLLEQGVYASPMPIAQSQKRLAAEIDQWAKVIHDGKITVN, encoded by the coding sequence ATGTTACGTAAACGACTCCACCTGAAGCCGGCGCTGCTGGCCAGCGGACTTTCATTGGGCGCCTTGATGCTGGCCCCGCCTTTGGCGGGCGTATCCCAGGCGGCGGAATCCTATCCCCAGAAGCCCATACGCCTGATCATCCCCTATCCTCCCGGCGGCGCAACCGATGTCATCGGCCGCATCGTCGGAAAAAACCTGAGCGACGAGATCGGCGAGCAGGTCGTCATTGAAAACCGCGGCGGCGCGGGCGGAAACATAGGCGCGGGCGAAGTGGCGCGCGCCAAGCCGGACGGCTATACGCTGCTGATGGGTGCGTTGACCTCGCATTCGGTCATGGCGACCCTGGAAAAGGGCAAGCTGCAGTACGATCTTCGGAAAGACCTGACACCGGTGGGCATTGCGGGCTCGGTGCCGCTGGTCGCCGTGGTCAATCCATCCCTTCCGATCAAGTCGTTGAACGAGCTGGTCGACTACGCCAAGAAGAATCCGGGAAAGCTCAACTTTGCCTCCTCGGGCGCCGGCGCGCCGCAGCGCATGGCCATGGAACTGTTCAAGCAGATCGCGGGCGTCAATATCGTGCATGTGGCCTATCGTGGCAGCGGTCCCGCCATGACGGACCTGGTGGGCGGCCAGGTCGAGACCATGACGGAAACGGTGCCGGCGGCCATCGGCTTCATCAAAGGCGGGCAGCTGCGTCCCCTGGCGGTCCTGACGCCCGAGCGGATTTCGATGCTGCCCGATGTGCCGACCGCCCAGGAACAAGGCTTGACCGGTTTCAACGTCAGCTCATTGTTCGGTGTCATGGCGCCAACGGGCACGCCGCCGGCTGTCGTGGAAAAACTGAATGCGGCGCTGGTCAAGGCGCTGTCCAAGGAAGAAGTAAAGGCCCAGCTGCTGGAGCAAGGGGTTTACGCCAGCCCCATGCCCATAGCCCAGTCGCAGAAGCGCCTGGCCGCGGAAATCGACCAGTGGGCCAAGGTCATCCACGACGGTAAGATAACCGTCAATTAA
- a CDS encoding IlvD/Edd family dehydratase codes for MSKSKSSPPHDATGLRKGLTSYGDNGFSLFLRKAFIKGAGYSDSALDRPVIGIANTGSAYNPCHGNMPQLIEAVKRGVMLAGGLPMEFPTISIHESFAYPTSMYLRNLMSMDTEEMIRAQPMDAVVLIGGCDKTVPAQLMGAASAGIPAIQLITGSMLTGSHRSERVGACTDCRRYWGKYRADEIDDQEISDVNNQLVASVGTCSVMGTASTMACIAEALGMTVPGGATPPAVTADRMRIAESTGTQAVSLARSGLTIDKILTADAFENAMRVLLAIGGSTNGIVHLAAIAGRLGMDIDLKTLDRMGRETPVLLDLKPSGQHYMEDFHKAGGMATLLRQLKPLLKLDALTVTGRSLGEEMERAGPGFAQDVVKSVSDPIYPQGGIAVLEGNLAPGGAIIKQSSADAGLMEHEGRAVVFENAADLANRIDADDLDVNADDILVLKNIGPKGAPGMPEAGYIPIPRKLAVKGVKDIVRISDGRMSGTAFGTIVLHVTPESAIGGPLAYVQNGDRIRLSVKNREISLLVPEDEMQRRRSAMPVVPPTADRGYKKLFLQSVTQADKGVDFDFLRAPDASGKAPGS; via the coding sequence ATGTCCAAAAGCAAATCGTCCCCTCCCCATGATGCCACCGGCTTGCGCAAGGGTTTGACCAGTTACGGCGATAACGGCTTTTCGCTGTTTTTGAGAAAGGCCTTCATCAAGGGCGCGGGCTATTCCGACTCGGCGCTGGACCGGCCTGTCATCGGCATCGCCAATACCGGCAGCGCCTACAACCCCTGCCATGGCAACATGCCCCAGCTGATCGAGGCGGTGAAAAGGGGCGTCATGCTGGCGGGCGGCCTGCCCATGGAGTTCCCGACGATTTCCATACACGAGAGCTTCGCCTATCCGACCAGCATGTATCTGCGCAACCTCATGTCGATGGACACCGAGGAAATGATCAGGGCCCAGCCTATGGACGCGGTGGTCCTGATCGGCGGCTGCGACAAGACCGTGCCGGCCCAGTTGATGGGGGCGGCGTCCGCGGGCATACCGGCCATCCAGCTGATTACCGGTTCCATGCTGACCGGCTCGCATCGTTCCGAACGCGTGGGTGCATGCACCGACTGCCGACGCTACTGGGGCAAGTACAGGGCCGATGAGATTGACGACCAGGAGATCTCCGACGTCAACAACCAGCTGGTGGCCAGCGTGGGCACCTGTTCGGTGATGGGAACCGCCAGCACCATGGCGTGCATTGCCGAGGCGCTGGGCATGACGGTTCCGGGCGGCGCCACGCCGCCGGCGGTGACCGCCGACCGCATGCGCATTGCCGAGTCGACGGGAACGCAGGCGGTAAGCCTGGCCAGGTCGGGATTGACGATAGACAAGATCCTGACCGCCGATGCCTTTGAGAACGCCATGAGAGTCCTGCTTGCCATAGGCGGGTCGACCAACGGCATCGTCCATCTGGCCGCCATTGCCGGGCGGCTGGGCATGGACATCGACCTGAAGACCCTGGACCGCATGGGCAGGGAAACGCCGGTGCTGCTGGACCTGAAGCCCTCCGGCCAGCACTATATGGAGGACTTCCATAAGGCCGGAGGCATGGCCACCTTGCTGCGCCAGCTCAAGCCCCTGCTCAAACTGGATGCCCTGACGGTGACCGGCCGCAGCCTGGGCGAGGAAATGGAACGGGCCGGGCCTGGCTTCGCGCAGGACGTCGTCAAGTCCGTGTCCGACCCCATCTATCCTCAGGGCGGCATTGCGGTGCTGGAAGGCAATCTGGCGCCCGGCGGAGCCATCATCAAGCAATCGTCGGCGGATGCGGGGCTGATGGAGCACGAGGGCCGGGCGGTGGTCTTCGAAAATGCAGCGGACCTGGCCAACCGGATCGACGCCGACGATCTGGACGTCAATGCCGACGATATCCTGGTCCTCAAGAACATCGGCCCGAAGGGCGCGCCCGGCATGCCCGAGGCCGGCTATATCCCGATACCCAGGAAGCTCGCCGTCAAGGGCGTGAAAGACATCGTCCGTATTTCGGACGGCCGCATGAGCGGCACGGCATTCGGGACCATCGTCCTGCACGTCACGCCCGAGTCGGCCATAGGCGGGCCCCTGGCTTACGTGCAGAACGGCGATCGCATACGGTTGAGCGTGAAGAATCGCGAAATATCCCTGCTGGTTCCCGAAGACGAAATGCAGCGCCGGCGATCGGCCATGCCCGTCGTGCCGCCCACGGCGGATCGGGGCTACAAGAAACTTTTCCTGCAATCGGTCACCCAGGCGGACAAGGGGGTGGATTTCGATTTCCTGCGCGCGCCGGACGCCAGCGGCAAGGCACCCGGGTCGTAG
- a CDS encoding LysR family transcriptional regulator, whose amino-acid sequence MDTKYMQSFVAVVEAGSFAEAARRLDLTSAAIAARIKALENDLGVALVQRSGRSVKPTENGVRILEGAKAVIRDIRGLRAMAVNGSPLGEFRIGCFVSALTNVLPPLLKRVYDPHPDISIFVTPGASVELCHKVASGELDAAVVVEPQFSLPKNCRWQPLMEEPLVVIAHSSLKGQDAHHLLLTQPFIRYDRNIYGGQLADRYLRDHQLHPRQRLEIDGILPIAALVHEGLGVSLIPDWSSMWQSMSITRIPLPERAPVRRNGLIWNTQGHHARMSEFIYQQARAVFSA is encoded by the coding sequence ATGGATACGAAATACATGCAAAGCTTCGTCGCCGTTGTCGAGGCCGGGTCGTTCGCGGAGGCCGCCCGGCGCCTGGACCTGACCTCGGCGGCCATTGCGGCACGCATCAAGGCGCTTGAAAACGACCTTGGGGTGGCGCTGGTCCAGCGCTCCGGCCGTTCGGTCAAGCCCACCGAGAACGGCGTGCGCATCCTCGAAGGCGCGAAAGCGGTCATTCGCGATATCCGCGGCCTGCGCGCCATGGCCGTCAACGGCAGCCCGCTGGGCGAGTTCCGCATAGGCTGCTTCGTGTCGGCCCTGACCAATGTCCTGCCACCGCTGTTGAAGCGGGTTTACGACCCGCACCCGGACATCTCCATCTTTGTAACGCCGGGCGCCTCTGTCGAGCTTTGCCATAAAGTGGCCAGCGGAGAACTCGATGCCGCCGTCGTGGTCGAGCCCCAATTCAGCCTTCCCAAGAATTGCCGCTGGCAGCCGCTGATGGAAGAGCCCCTGGTCGTCATCGCGCACAGCAGCCTGAAGGGGCAGGACGCCCATCATCTGCTGTTGACGCAACCCTTCATCCGCTACGACCGGAACATATACGGCGGACAACTGGCCGACCGCTACCTGCGGGATCATCAGCTGCACCCCCGGCAAAGGCTGGAAATCGACGGCATCCTGCCCATCGCCGCATTGGTCCACGAGGGCCTGGGCGTCTCGCTGATACCCGACTGGTCCTCCATGTGGCAATCCATGTCGATCACGCGCATCCCCCTGCCGGAACGGGCGCCCGTCCGAAGAAACGGGCTGATCTGGAACACGCAGGGCCATCATGCCAGGATGTCGGAATTCATCTACCAGCAGGCCAGGGCCGTGTTCAGCGCCTGA